Proteins encoded by one window of Pseudomonadales bacterium:
- a CDS encoding acyl-CoA dehydrogenase family protein: MAQYKAPTRDIQFVREEMLNASAFFASTDCWPEATAELADAINEECAKFSEEVLLPLNGIGDTEGCTLNDGEVTTPSGFKEAYQQYVEGGWPSMEGPVAMGGQNLPKTFTLPINEFIGTANWAWSMYPGLSQGAIHTIQDHGTEQQQDVYLTKLIEGSWTGTMCLTEPHCGSDLGMLRTKAEPNPDGSYAISGTKIFISSGEHDMSDNIVHIVLARLPDAPAGTKGISLFIVPKHLPSADGSAGERN; encoded by the coding sequence ATGGCTCAATACAAGGCACCCACTAGGGATATTCAATTCGTGCGTGAAGAAATGCTAAATGCATCGGCTTTTTTTGCATCTACCGACTGCTGGCCGGAAGCAACCGCTGAATTGGCAGATGCCATTAACGAAGAATGTGCAAAATTCTCAGAGGAAGTGTTGCTGCCGCTAAATGGCATTGGTGATACCGAAGGCTGTACCTTAAACGATGGTGAAGTCACTACGCCTAGCGGCTTTAAAGAAGCTTACCAGCAATATGTTGAAGGTGGCTGGCCATCCATGGAGGGCCCTGTCGCCATGGGCGGACAAAATCTGCCGAAAACTTTTACCCTGCCCATCAACGAATTTATTGGCACGGCTAACTGGGCTTGGAGTATGTATCCTGGCCTATCGCAGGGTGCGATTCATACGATTCAAGATCACGGCACCGAACAGCAGCAAGATGTATATTTGACTAAGCTGATTGAGGGCTCATGGACCGGCACTATGTGTTTAACCGAGCCGCACTGCGGTTCTGATTTAGGCATGTTGCGCACCAAGGCTGAGCCGAACCCTGATGGCAGCTATGCGATCAGCGGCACCAAAATTTTTATCTCCTCCGGTGAGCACGATATGTCAGACAATATTGTACATATTGTGTTGGCGCGTTTACCTGATGCGCCTGCGGGCACCAAGGGCATTTCTTTATTCATTGTACCTAAGCATTTGCCTAGTGCCGACGGCAGTGCCGGCGAGCGCAACAG
- a CDS encoding helix-turn-helix domain-containing protein, whose protein sequence is MLKFAEFRDCDIDTLLAKVGTSQQLLAQQKKVSVMFYGELYHAIIEQLQDEWFGLLHGGNVRQGSMRFLMRALVHCKTLDEAIHRSSDFFEICHGYLVKQQIERDGDDLIIKLCKLDHIAQSEYQQIISHTPRDIIKSTLLALHGINSWLTGTTIPLKALYYQFPQWQDKSANAEVDIFYQQAFYGYRISAEYLNSPVVQQEQNVDAFVSRAPYFVFLHARKESFIQQIKAILGRALGGAFPTTVEMAAQLNMSEQTFFRRLKAEGVSYVQLKNAMRAELAIHYLNNSELSNEAISELLGFENPSTFYRSFKKWTALSPGEYRKRLAKAV, encoded by the coding sequence ATGTTGAAGTTTGCTGAATTTCGCGACTGCGATATTGATACGTTGCTGGCAAAAGTGGGCACCAGTCAGCAGCTGCTGGCGCAGCAAAAAAAAGTCTCGGTGATGTTTTATGGTGAGTTGTATCACGCAATTATTGAGCAGCTGCAAGATGAGTGGTTTGGCTTATTGCACGGCGGTAACGTGCGTCAGGGTTCGATGCGGTTTTTGATGCGTGCGCTGGTGCACTGCAAGACCCTAGATGAGGCGATCCATCGCAGTTCAGACTTTTTTGAGATATGCCATGGCTATTTGGTGAAGCAGCAGATTGAGCGTGATGGCGACGATTTAATCATTAAATTGTGCAAGCTAGACCATATTGCACAGTCTGAATATCAGCAGATTATTAGTCACACCCCACGCGATATTATCAAGTCGACCCTGTTAGCCCTGCATGGCATCAACAGTTGGCTAACCGGCACCACTATTCCGCTGAAGGCGCTGTATTACCAATTTCCACAATGGCAGGATAAAAGTGCCAATGCCGAAGTCGACATTTTTTATCAGCAAGCTTTTTACGGCTATCGCATCAGCGCTGAATATCTGAATAGCCCGGTGGTGCAGCAAGAACAAAATGTTGATGCCTTTGTCAGCCGAGCGCCCTACTTTGTGTTTTTACACGCACGTAAAGAAAGCTTTATTCAGCAGATTAAAGCGATATTAGGCCGCGCCTTGGGCGGTGCGTTTCCGACCACGGTTGAAATGGCGGCGCAGCTCAATATGTCGGAGCAGACTTTTTTTCGCCGCCTGAAAGCTGAGGGTGTCAGCTATGTGCAGCTAAAAAATGCGATGCGTGCTGAACTGGCGATACACTATTTAAACAACAGTGAACTCAGCAATGAGGCGATCAGCGAGCTGTTAGGTTTTGAAAACCCGTCCACCTTTTACCGTTCGTTTAAAAAGTGGACGGCGCTATCGCCCGGTGAATACCGCAAACGCTTGGCGAAAGCCGTTTAG